The following are encoded in a window of Citrobacter freundii genomic DNA:
- the miaA gene encoding tRNA (adenosine(37)-N6)-dimethylallyltransferase MiaA has protein sequence MSDISKASLPKALFLMGPTASGKTALAIELRKVLPVELISVDSALIYKGMDIGTAKPDAEELKAAPHRLLDIRDPAQAYSAADFRRDALAEMADITAAGRIPLLVGGTMLYFKALLEGLSPLPSADPEVRASIEQQAAERGWDALHRQLQEIDPVAAARIHPNDPQRLSRALEVFFISGKTLTELTQTSGDALPYQVHQFAIAPASRELLHQRIEQRFHQMLASGFEAEVRALFARGDLHTDLPSIRCVGYRQMWSYIEGEISYDEMVYRGVCATRQLAKRQVTWLRGWEGVHWLDSEKPDQARNEVLQVVGAIAN, from the coding sequence ATGAGTGATATCAGTAAGGCGAGCCTGCCAAAGGCACTATTTTTGATGGGGCCGACGGCCTCCGGTAAAACGGCATTAGCAATTGAATTGCGTAAAGTTTTGCCAGTAGAGTTGATAAGCGTTGATTCCGCCCTTATCTACAAGGGGATGGATATCGGTACAGCTAAGCCGGATGCTGAAGAGTTAAAGGCTGCGCCGCATCGATTGCTGGATATTCGCGACCCAGCACAGGCGTATTCTGCGGCGGATTTTCGTCGCGATGCGCTAGCGGAGATGGCCGATATCACCGCAGCGGGACGAATTCCGCTGTTAGTGGGTGGCACAATGTTATATTTCAAAGCCTTGCTGGAAGGGTTGTCGCCGTTACCGTCGGCGGATCCGGAGGTCAGAGCCAGCATTGAGCAGCAGGCGGCAGAGCGTGGATGGGATGCGTTACACCGACAGCTTCAGGAGATCGATCCGGTTGCTGCGGCGCGGATTCATCCAAATGATCCGCAAAGACTTTCCCGGGCACTGGAAGTTTTTTTCATTTCGGGTAAAACTTTAACGGAGCTGACGCAAACGTCAGGAGATGCTTTGCCGTATCAGGTGCATCAGTTTGCAATCGCCCCGGCGAGCCGTGAACTGCTCCATCAGCGAATTGAGCAGCGTTTTCATCAGATGTTAGCTTCAGGTTTTGAAGCAGAAGTCCGGGCGCTTTTTGCCCGAGGAGATTTGCATACGGATTTGCCTTCCATTCGTTGTGTTGGGTATCGCCAGATGTGGTCGTACATTGAAGGCGAAATTTCATACGATGAAATGGTTTATAGAGGTGTTTGCGCCACGAGGCAATTGGCGAAGCGGCAGGTAACCTGGTTACGTGGTTGGGAAGGGGTGCACTGGCTTGACAGTGAAAAGCCTGACCAGGCGCGAAACGAAGTATTACAGGTTGTTGGTGCTATCGCGAATTGA
- the hfq gene encoding RNA chaperone Hfq — protein sequence MAKGQSLQDPFLNALRRERVPVSIYLVNGIKLQGQIESFDQFVILLKNTVSQMVYKHAISTVVPSRPVSHHSNNATGGTGSSNYHHGSSAQGSSAQQDSEETE from the coding sequence ATGGCTAAGGGGCAATCTTTACAAGATCCGTTCCTGAACGCATTGCGTCGGGAACGTGTTCCAGTTTCTATTTATTTGGTGAATGGTATTAAACTGCAAGGTCAAATCGAGTCTTTTGATCAGTTCGTGATCCTGTTGAAAAACACGGTCAGCCAGATGGTTTACAAGCACGCGATTTCTACTGTTGTCCCGTCTCGCCCGGTATCTCATCACAGCAATAATGCCACCGGCGGCACAGGTAGCAGTAACTACCATCATGGTAGCAGCGCGCAGGGTTCTTCTGCGCAACAGGACAGCGAAGAAACCGAATAA